From the genome of Danio rerio strain Tuebingen ecotype United States chromosome 2, GRCz12tu, whole genome shotgun sequence, one region includes:
- the wu:fj49a02 gene encoding myomegalin isoform X35, with product MSNTHRTVSQHLNDLKKENFSLKLRIYFLEERIQLQFEESSDHIYRTNIELKVEVESLKQELQEKQQELETALATAESLTNHNEADVQRRSRERQMEIQHTQQLDTHTQQEAQLVRDRAECVVSVSESPSLHPSVTMETGGDPCTQPYADTDADRLERLRVALGCQERVVLQLTEERTHLRQRLVQMEAELQHLSTCLLQKERDAQFYQEELERERIHVQQEMQSLVEQQYEDAAGQCVSEQQVETLQTQITHSQNSNQELQQKLCELESELLSIRQTSQEQENTIQTLTHTLSTKDTQTQELYNVIEGQNKTLCKLRESQRLQPTQAPADAPDPVLQGSAVSCDLEETRCALTLTQRRLQDLQRERERLQTELQNTLQHRESAHTHTQDLRQAVEQLRSELQVKVCELRDREVQAQTHIADRDRTIAQLQQSLSRKDKQLQEYSELLNPSSDSSGVVDRDTLLQTLRRRIRERDRALESSIDERFRCVEQQEAEVRRLQLVLREKDRDLERLSSVLQSNNHTLTGLDAVLRSKDLELQGALEACRRLEFLKQQSEEKHTLAVRERDGIIKRLQTALHTHTTHTEELQVAGGQGSAGLLLKLSEAERLLQEVMSERSRQLQEHQRQISDLLEALSCRDQELQAYGERMGRLISERSDQLQDLRSLLNTHQQQLNTAHRERDTHTAQLKEKDTLIQELLQVQRHTLIPTAAADGVCMSSSTDLEIQTVRDELQLSLRKHRETERELSDLRALLPAGHHDTVSFNQQQLVSQQQKLNEVLRAEEDLQQSHSDSSSHHSGVQEECVLRARGTLLMLEPDDTGESSSDEDDGDGDDEDLGSSSEEFSDSIEDEEKLTQKVEVGQPGYEMLLSQNAEEIQCDEEQRRGVELCGAMVQKDEALSHTRSADEECMASAAHEEGSVRCRGSEKAEADQQTCHEPQRDYCTFREEEYEEDEDDEDEGEEAAEIRAPPGKRGPPCVKLRESRRKRRCTRPHSLDLGALLSHTPAARGQGVEMEREVEGDSGSSSTGGGGAIGFWQHVEVGLREQAERLRGDLAVSRQENRELQERLMVSEATVHAQAEQIKDYRELLTESAVQQDSKQVQVDLQDLGYETSGRSENEAEREDTSSPEFDDLEMCVTLSGSRRSVCRSDSEADDASSLKGLVQDLRAQLSRSHKVIRGLQLRVRSLSATSDYASSLERTPRKVNWMCVSARAGEGFECVCEPPLRRSREMQELLSRVELLETQIRRPKMEDKMEESCAPRPGKYNTLIQAQARELCHLRQVMREGGSLCHTLTQHLSDATKAFEQLLRANDIDYYTSQSFRQQLSQSSTLAHRVCSRISGRDGPEQQDDKTGHELLALRLSKELQHKDDIIQSLHTQLQQRPDTPCSSHAHSETTDQSECTSFLSDERGSTNEDADLCSDVDASSECVEDERRPDRGVDVIEEHLREIRSLRQRLEDSIRTNERLRQQLEARLTPAARDTVAPTNIFIQSPDAVSRLSTEVRTLKEEQLELQARLRASRDSCEEAEQLREAVLSGRVRLQQAELEAEQWKEELRRLQTHNSEQSQQIQQLRQDRHNNQEHNSRLQHKVSSLQQQLAESRSLLRSLQSELQLYERVCGVRTSSAAGLVCELQGPSGDWSELLLEVRALRAQLENSALRTHMQKQLEQCSEPRPSPTIPASPLYRRQLLHDPSPSPPVRDVGPFPSGPLYSPYSEMEESVLNTHDALEPHTELHGDAVDGCYANANGRHAVAHVQDYSALQQQLTEGRAAAQRVEETLRRVLGYTVLHTLLPDTHTLHTLLADTHTLQQVLDEAVSLLKMFWRAALPNTDGHTHLLQRELQALRLRVQEQEELLQGTVQRLRNTSRSKENMENYILSQLSRTRDVLKQARVNLEKNERRISSLSSSSSSLCHGKVFPGGSAGSSAWSRMTSACPVITMETAVLQQPARKRVRACLPLDSTH from the exons GGCGACAGCAGAGAGTCTGACCAATCACAATGAAGCAGATGTGCAGAGGCGGAGCCGAGAGAGACAGATGGAGATACAGCACACACAGcagctggacacacacacacagcag GAGGCTCAGCTAGTGCGGGACAGGGCGGAGTGTGTGGTCAGTGTGTCCGAGTCTCCCTCCCTGCATCCCTCTGTCACCATGGAGACGGGCGGAGACCCCTGCACACAGCCGTATGCAGACACAGATGCAGACAG gctGGAGCGGCTGCGTGTGGCACTGGGCTGTCAGGAGCGGGTGGTGCTGCAGTTGACGGAGGAGCGCACACACCTGAGACAGCGGCTGGTGCAGATGGAGGCGGAGCTACAGCACCTGTCCACCTGTCTGCTGCAGAAGGAGAGAGACGCACAg TTTTATCAGGAGGAGCTGGAGCGCGAGAGGATCCACGTGCAGCAGGAGATGCAG agtcTGGTGGAACAGCAGTATGAGGACGCGGCAGGGCAGTGTGTGTCGGAGCAGCAGGTGGAGACGCTGCAGACGCAGATCACACACAGCCAGAACAGCAACCAG gagCTGCAGCAGAAGCTGTGTGAGCTGGAGTCAGAGCTGCTCTCCATCAGACAGACCTCACAGGAGCAGGAGAACACCATCCAGACGCTCACACACACCCTGAGCACTAAAGACACACAG actcAGGAGCTGTATAATGTGATTGAGGGGCAGAACAAAACACTGTGTAAACTCAGAGAGAGCCAGCGGCTGCAACCCACACag GCTCCAGCAGACGCTCCAGATCCGGTTCTGCAGGGTTCTGCAGTGAGCTGTGATCTGGAGGAGACTCGGTGCGCGCTCACACTGACCCAGAGACGACTGCAGGACCTGCAGCGAGAGCGAGAGCGGCTGCAGACCGAACTGCAGAACACACTGCAGCACAGagagagcgcacacacacacacacag GACCTGCGGCAGGCGGTGGAGCAGCTGCGCTCTGAGCTGCAGGTAAAGGTGTGTGAGCTGCGTGATCGGGAGGTGCAGGCGCAGACACACATTGCAGACAGAGACCGAACCATCGCGCAGCTGCAGCAGAGCTTGAGCCGCAAAGACAAACAACTGCAG gagtaCTCAGAGCTGCTGAATCCCTCATCTGACTCCAGTGGAGTGGTGGACAGAGACACACTCCTGCAGACACTGAGGAGACGCATCCGAGAGCGGGACAGAGCCCTGGAG AGCTCTATTGATGAGAGGTTCCGCTGTGTGGAGCAGCAGGAGGCTGAGGTGCGGCGGCTGCAGCTGGTGCTGCGAGAGAAAGACCGAGACCTGGAGAGACTGAGCAGCGTCCTGCAGAGCAACAACCACACCCTCACg GGTCTGGATGCAGTGCTGCGCAGTAAGGATCTGGAGCTGCAGGGGGCGCTGGAGGCCTGTCGGAGGCTGGAGTTTCTGAAGCAGCAGAGCGAGGAGAAACACACACTCGCTGTCCGAGAGCGAGACGGCATCATCAAGCGGCTGCAGAccgccctgcacacacacaccacacacactgaG gagctgCAGGTGGCGGGGGGGCAGGGCTCTGCTGGACTCCTGCTTAAGCTCTCGGAGGCGGAGCGTCTGCTGCAGGAAGTGATGTCAGAGCGCAGCCGGCAACTACAGGAACACCAGCGGCAGATCTCAGACCTGCTGGAGGCCCTGAGCTGCAGAGACCAGGAGCTGCAG GCGTATGGCGAGCGAATGGGCCGGCTGATCTCAGAGCGCTCAGATCAGCTGCAGGACCTGCGGAGTCTGCTGAACACACACCAGCAGCAGCTGAACACAgcgcacagagagagagacacacacaccgCACAGCTGAAGGAGAAGGACACACTCatacag GAGCTGCTGCAGGTTCAGAGACACACACTGATCCCTACAGCAGCAGCAGACG GTGTGTGTATGAGCAGCTCAACTGATCTGGAGATACAGACCGTCAGAGATGAGCTACAGCTGAGCCTCAGAAAACACAGAGAGActgag cgagAACTGTCAGACCTGCGCGCTTTACTGCCTGCTGGACATCATGACACTGTGAGCTTCAATCAGCAG cagCTGGTCTCGCAGCAGCAGAAGTTGAATGAAGTTCTGAGAGCAGAAGAGGATCTTCAACAGAGTCACTCAGACAG cagctCTCACCACAGCGGTGTGCAGGAGGAGTGTGTGTTGCGTGCGCGCGGGACGCTGCTGATGCTGGAGCCGGACGACACTGGAG AGTCCAgcagtgatgaagatgatggagaTGGAGATGATGAAGATCTGGGCAGCAGCAGTGAAGAATTCAGCGACAGCATCGAGGACGAGGAGAAGCTAACACAG aagGTGGAGGTGGGTCAGCCTGGGTATGAGATGCTGCTGTCCCAGAATGCAGAGGAGATACAGTGTGATGAAGAGCAGAGGAGAGGAGTCGAGCTGTGTGGAGCGATGGTGCAGAAGGATGAGGCGCTCTCTCAcaccag GAGCGCTGATGAAGAGTGTATGGCGTCAGCAGCACATGAGGAGGGGTCTGTGCGCTGCAGAGGGTCCGAGAAGGCTGAAGCAGACCAGCAGACCTGCCATGAGCCTCAGAGAGATTACTGTACGTTCAGAGAGGAGGAGTATGAGGAGGAcgaggatgatgaggatgaaggAGAGGAAGCAGCAGAGATCCGGGCTCCACCAGGCAAGCGCGGCCCTCCGTGTGTGAAGCTGCGGGAGTCTCGGAGGAAGAGGAGGTGCACCAGGCCTCATTCCCTGGACCTGGGAGCCCTGCtgtcacacacacctgcagcccGCGGCCAG GGTGTAGAGATGGAGCGTGAGGTGGAGGGAGACAGTGGCAGCTCCAGCACTGGAGGAGGCGGAGCCATTGGCTTCTGGCAGCATGTGGAGGTGGGGCTCCGGGAGCAGGCGGAGCGTCTCCGTGGTGACCTCGCTGTGAGTCGTCAGGAGAATCGGGAGCTGCAGGAGAGACTGATGGTGTCAGAGGCGACGGTTCACGCACAGGCCGAACAGATCAAAGACTACAGAGAGCTGCTga CGGAGAGTGCGGTTCAGCAGGACAGTAAGCAGGTGCAGGTGGACCTTCAGGATCTGGGATACGAGACAAGCGGCCGCAGTGAGAATGAAGCCGAGAGAGAGGACACCAGCAGCCCCg AGTTTGATGATCTGGAGATGTGTGTGACGCTGTCGGGGAGCAGACGCAGTGTGTGTCGCAGTGACAGTGAAGCAGACGACGCGTCCTCACTGAAGGGTTTGGTGCAGGACCTGCGTGCGCAGCTCTCTCGCAGCCACAAGGTGATCCGCGGCCTGCAGCTGCGCGTGCGCTCACTCTCCGCCACCTCCGACTACGCCTCCAGCCTGGAGCGCACGCCGCGCAAG GTGAACTGGATGTGTGTTTCTGCGCGCGCGGGCGAgggttttgagtgtgtgtgtgagccgcCACTGAGACGCAGCCGAGAGATGCAGGAGCTGTTGAGCCGCGTGGAGCTGCTGGAGACGCAGATCAGGAGACCCAAGATGGAGGACAAGATGGAGGAGAGCTGTGCCCCGCGGCCcgg GAAGTACAACACACTGATCCAGGCGCAGGCGCGGGAGCTGTGTCACCTGCGGCAGGTGATGCGGGAGGGCGGCAGCCTctgtcacacactcacacaacacCTGAGCGACGCCACCAAAGCCTTCGAGCAGCTGCTGCGCGCAAACGACATCGACTACTACACCAGCCAGAGCTTCCGGCAGCAGCTATCCCAGAGTTCCACACTCGCACACAGAGTCTGCAGCCGGATCAGCGGcc GTGATGGACCTGAACAGCAGGACGATAAAACAGGCCACGAGCTGCTGGCGCtcag gctGAGTAAAGAGCTTCAGCACAAAGACGACATCATCCAGTCCCTCCACACACAGTTACAGCAGCGCCCGGACACGCCCTGCAGCAGCCACGCCCATTCTGAGACCACCGACCAATCAGAATGTACCTCGTTCCTGTCTGACGAGAGAGGCTCCACCAATGAGGATGCAGATCTGTGCTCTGACGTCGACGCCTCCAGTGAGTGTGTGGAGGACGAAAGGAGACCAGACagag GTGTTGATGTGATCGAGGAGCACCTGAGAGAGATTCGGTCTCTACGGCAACGGCTGGAGGATTCCATCAGGACCAATGAGAGGCTGAGACAGCAGCTGGAGGCGCGGCTAACCCCTGCGGCCAGAGacacgg TGGCTCCAACCAACATCTTTATCCAGAGTCCTGATGCTGTGAGTCGCCTGAGCACTGAAGTCAGAACACTGAAGGAGGAACAGCTGGAGCTGCAGGCCAGACTACGAGCCAgcagag ACAGCTGTGAGGAGGCGGAGCAGCTTCGGGAGGCGGTGCTTTCTGGGCGTGTCCGTCTGCAGCAGGCGGAGCTAGAGGCGGAGCAATGGAAGGAGGAGCTGAGGAGGCTGCAGACGCACAACTCTGAGCAGAGCCAACAAATACAACAACTGCGGCAGGACAGACACAACAACCAGGAGCACAAcagcag gctgcAGCACAAGGTCTCCTCCCTCCAGCAGCAGTTAGCAGAGAGCCGGTCACTGCTGCGCTCCCTACAGAGTGAACTGCAGCTGTACGAGCGAGTGTGTGGCGTCAGGACAAGCAGCGCTGCAG ggcTGGTGTGTGAGCTGCAGGGCCCATCGGGGGACTGGTCTGAGCTGCTGCTGGAGGTTCGGGCTCTAAGGGCTCAGCTGGAGAACTCTGCTCTgcgcacacacatgcagaaaCAGCTGGAGCAGTGCAGCGAGCCGCGTCCGTCGCCCACCATCCCTGCCAGCCCACTGTACCGGCGCCAGCTGCTGCACG ACCCGTCTCCTTCTCCTCCTGTCAGAGATGTGGGTCCGTTTCCCAGCGGGCCGCTGTACTCACCGTACTCCGAGATGGAGGAGAGCGTGCTGAACActcacg ACGCGCTGGAGCCGCACACAGAGCTGCATGGAGATGCGGTAGACGGATGCTACGCTAACGCTAACGGCAGACACGCGGTCGCACATGTGCAGGACTACAGCGCACTGCAGCAGCAGCTGACGGAGGGGCGAGCGGCGGCACAGCGGGTGGAGGAGACACTGCGGagg GTGCTGGGCTACACTGTGCTGCACACACTCCtgccggacacacacacactgcacacactcctggcggacacacacacactgcagcaggTTCTGGATGAGGCTGTTTCTCTGCTGAAGATGTTCTGGCGCGCGGCTCTGCCCAACACTGAcggacacacacacctgctgcagAGG GAGCTGCAGGCGCTGCGGCTGCGGGTGCAGGAACAGGAGGAGCTGCTGCAGGGAACCGTCCAGCGTCTGCGCAACACCAGCCGGAGCAAAGAGAACATGGAGAACTACATCCTGAGCCAgc TGTCGCGGACGCGAGACGTGCTGAAACAGGCCCGGGTCAATCTGGAG AAGAACGAGCGCAGGATTTCCTCTCTaagctcctcctcttcctcccttTGCCATG GTAAAGTCTTCCCCGGTGGCTCCGCAGGTTCTTCTGCTTGGTCTCGCATGACCTCTGCGTGCCCTGTGATCACCATGGAAACAGCTGTTTTGCAGCAGCCTGCCAGAAAGCGTGTGAGGGCGTGTCTTCCGCTCGACTCCACCCACTAG